DNA from Thunnus thynnus chromosome 2, fThuThy2.1, whole genome shotgun sequence:
GTGAACAGGAATGGAGCCAGTACAGTCCCCTGTGGAGCCACCATGCTGCTCATTACTGTCCCAGAAACACAGTTCCCCAACCTGACAAACTGTGGCCTTTCTGTCAGGTAATCAGTGATCCAGGAAACAAAGGAGGGAACCACTCCCATCTCTCTGAGCTTGTCTTTGAGTATGATGGGTTGGATGGAGTTAAATGCACTTGAAAAATCAAAGAACATGATTCTTACATAAGTGCCTGATTCCTCCAGATGAGAGAGGTCACAGTGGAGCATGTAAAGGACAGCATCATCCACTCCAATGTGTTCTTTGTATGCAAACTGCAGGGGATCGGGTTTGTCTTTGACCTCAAGCCTCAGTAGGCATAGAAGCAGACGCTCCAGGGTTTTTCATGATGTGCAACGTAAGGGCCACCAGTCTGTAGTTGTTTAGTTAAGctggacattttatttttggtaccGGTACACTGTACTGTAGACTCAGGTTGAAGATCTTCTGGAGAGGTTGACACAGTTGGGCAGCACAGTCTTTAAGCAGCCTTGGACACACACCATCTGGGCCAGCTGCCTTCCGAGAGCAAAGTCTCCTGAGCTCCAACTTCACCCCCATCTCAGTGACAGACTagggtggaggagaaggaggagctgTGGTGGAGAAACACACatgtggaggagaagaaggagccGCAGTGGAGATGCATCCAtgtggaggagagggagcagcagTGGAAGTGGGTGTGGCCGCAGTGTCAAATCTGTTGAAGAACTGGTTAAGTTCATTGGCTTTGTCCACATCACCCACTACTggctgtcttttctttttgtgtagCCAGAGATGGTGTTGATTCCTCTCCACAACTCCTGGATGTTGCTGTGTTGTAAtttctttcaattttctttttgtattccAACTTTGCCATCTTCAATCTCCTCTTCAATTCATGTTGCACCTGTCTGAGCTGTTCTTTGTCACCGTCTCTAAAAGCTTCCCTTTTCTGGTTGGGGATTGCTTTTATGTCACTTGTGATCCAGAGTTTGTTAATGGGAAACATCGTACAGTCTTTGTAGGTATGATTGTATCTCTACAGAAGTTGATATACTCAGTAAAACAATCAACCTGACCATCAATGTCCATACTGTTCCCGTCTGTTTCCAGCAGCACATTCTGTGCATCCAAAGCATTCCCTTAGAGCCTCACTAATCTCAGGTGTCCATTTCCTGACTGTGTGGGTACAGCACATAGGGCTTATAGCAGGTCTGCAGGTTTTGTTGATACCAAGGCACGGACAggtagaaaaacaaagatttcagcCACAAGTGCCAGGAAAATTGTCCAgattgcaaaaaaaaccccacacgCAACTTCAGCTGAAAGTTGAATGTGGTTGTTTAGAGATGCATAATAAGGAGGTATTTGAACAAAAATGGGATGTGCAGTCAAGTTGCCAGAAAAAAGCTGTTACTGTGCCAATGCCACAAAACAGCCTGCTTACAATATGTCAAACAGCACCTAGACAAGCCTCAAAACTTCTGGAACAAAGTTATTTGGagtgatgagaccaaaattgacTTTTATGGTCACAACTATGGACACTATGAATGGTACACATCTTGCAGATTCTGCTAAggtatgtaaacttatgagcacaactgtatGTAGAGCCACAAGGAGCGGCTGTTGCTGTACAACTGCCAGAACATCTCACACAATGGCTTCCTGTCAAAAACACTACACCATGTGACTTTAATGATTGAAAAAGGATTTGAATCACATCAACTGGTGAAATAAGCCAAACAGGAGCAAACTTGGTCCCCCAGAGTGAACCCTTACATCCACATCtcagcaaacaaacatttcattaggaaataaaacaaaacaggagatCAGGGAATAGCTGAAAACGTGATAGTGGATGACAAACCAGCCATGCAGATGGCATTCATGCAGAAAAGGTGAAGTTGCAGCAAAATACCAGACTGTTTGAGAGTCCATTTTCCATATTTAATAGAATGTTGCTTCAAGATTTGCAGCACCTAGACATTGAAAGCATACGGTGTGTGGATGTTTGCAAATCTGTAGCTCATCAAGAGAATGGTGTGAAAAAGACTCAATAGCAGTTTTAAAAGCATTAGCAGAGGGAGGTCAAAAAGTAAATACACAGCAAATATGCCAGTGTTATTTTTTCAGCGTCAGTGTTAATTTACTGGggttactgttgtttttactcagAATTGATCAAAACCAACACTCAAAGTCGTCAATTACTCCAAGTATAAGAGTGGATCGGTCGCTATATCagcttgctagctagctaaataCTATCCTGCCTGgcctagctagctaacattaccAGACCAGAGATCTTTTAAAAAGACGTTTAAAATCCCATTGTTGTATTTGATGTTACTATCTTGGCCCAGTGTGCTCTCGCATTGCTCTTGCATGACGTGTTAGCTAgccagctaatgttagctagcacTAGCTTCGGCAAACGTTAGCTGCACAAGCTTGCCAGCTAGTTTAGTATGATATCGGGGTTCTTGATTCTGACAAACGTTATAACATTAGTTAGCGTTAGTAACGTTAAGTTGGCTAATGTAATGTTCTTTTTTCCCTTGCAGTTGCAGAGTTGGCTAGCCTGATAACGTGTTACCATCTGAGATTGGAGCCAAGCAGTCGTTTGGGATAAGGTGCGTGAAAAAAGCTAACGTTAACGCTAGCgatgcatgtgtctgtgtcttgttTCAGAGAAGTTGCTTTATATcggtaacgttagctaacattatATGTTTTTGCCACAATGTAGAAATTAATCAAAGATGGCTTGTTGAAAGCTAAGCCCCATGAGCTAGTGTTGGCTCTTGAAATTGGTGATCGTACAGCATGAAACAAGTTCAATTTGTGTGCGCGAGCAGTCCGCGGGGTGATCGGTGGTGTCGAGTCCCAACCGTAACTCCAACCCTGTCTAACATACGGGCAACCCCAGTATTGAAATTGAATGCATCTGGCAAGATGCCAAGTATTGCaggcagtgttttttttcaatttagtAAACGTGTCTTGTCACTTCTGTAAGTTGGCTGTGATGGGTCTTAAAGACTGCTCCTCAAACCCAATGATAAAATAGGACCTAGGTAGGATGCAGCCTAGGAATTGAGATGCAGAGACCAGTAGGGTGCTAGCTATGTTTTTGAATTAATGCCAAACtgctttttgattttctttagaAAATTGCTTAATTTCCACTAGAACAacccattttaaaaatgtagatgtgtttaaatataaaactgataTAATTATAGGCTAACATACTCAAGGGGCATACATTTAGGCTATGTAGTAAAGGTTGAACACTTATAGAAAGATAGAGCATAACATTACACATGCACAAGGCACTTTATAAATAGGCCTATATTGTGTTTGGTAGTGTTGTGGGAAACTTATGGTTTGAAATTAGGAATAATAAGAAGTAATGCTATTCTTCTCTTTAAAGTGTCATGCTGGTTCCTGTAGAGTATAAAGGAGTGAGCAAATGGGTCAGGGTACCACAGGCGGAGGATGAGTACAATTACTCCCAGTTTTTGCAAGCAGGTAGGCTAATTTGagtattatgtttatttgtgcatttataTTAAGGCTTTCCAATGTTTTCTGTTGAGATATTAAGTAAAGACCCTTGGTGGGTCAGCTCTAGCTCACACGTACAGACATGGTTCCTGGTACTCAGACAACAGCTGGGCCCTCTAggaacccccccacccccgtcCCTCTCTCCCACCCCAAACCTCCCCCCGTCCACCCCTCTCTCCCACCTCACCCTTCCCCTCCACCCATACTCCACCCCTCTCTTccacccccaccctccacccATCTCTCTTCCCACCCTCCATCCTTCTCTCCCACCCCCACACTCCACCTCTTCCACCCCACCCACCTTCCACCCCTCTCTGTAGTTGGTAGGGCAGGTTGTTTACTGACTGAAGGGTTGGTGATTTGAATCCCAGCTCTGCTGTCCACGTATTGGTGTCCTTGGGCAACACACTGAATCCAAAATTGCTTAGGAaatacagatgaaaatgaggatTCCTACTATCGCTGGTGTATTTATAGTTCATCACGTATGCTCTGTTCATTTATGCACACTTGTCCCtctcaaataaacaaatcatattgatctttcttctgttttagtGTTGGCAAAATTCAATTTGCCATGTTCTGCTTCCTTGAGCCTGAAGGATTCTGCAGGCATGGAAGTGGATTCAGACATATTTGATGAACTCTTGAAGTCATCTGGGGTGTCTTTCAAGGCTGAAGAGTGTAATAGTGAGAAATTGCAGGcttatatttttcaaattgttttcaGATTGTTGCTCTGTTATTAATTGTGTGAACAGAATGTTACAATGCAAGGCTGTGTGTTTTCTTAGGTGCTGAGGAGGAGTCATCAGAGTGCTCATCTTTATCAGAGTGGTCACCATCACATGCATCCCAGGGCTCATCATCAGGCTCAGTAATACTGGAATCTACCAAAGCTCGGAAAAGACAGCTAGTTgaaggaccccccccccccccccccgatgcCAATGTTGCAAGAAATGTAAGTTATATTTTAACTGGGCTTTGCCTTGTGGTGAGCCATGTGGCTCAGCCCATCTCCTTTTCCTGCAGCGTGAGGCAGCTTTGGTGTACAAGTACACCACCCTGGACCTGACGCTAGTATGTAAATGTTACTCATATGTTACTTTCAGGATGAAATGGAACACAGCAATCAGCCAGTGAGGAAAGGGATGGACACACCAATAACTGATCTTCCTAGATTGATATTGACCCTGATGTATTGGTCTAACcctacaataaaaacattgtagTCACAATAGATATGTTAGTTCTGCAGTTACAGTAGGTATGCTCTGCACCTTCAGGCTGACGAGCCTGCTATACTTGCAATGTGAATGTCATGTAATTGCTGTTTCAGACTGTCAAAGCAGTCCTGTATTCAAAGCCAGGTGGAGACCAGATATTCAAGGAGTACGAGAAAACAAGCACCATCAGTGATGTTACAAGAGGAAAGATGGTGAACATACTAGTGGCTGACATGGTGGAGAGTCATGGGTAAGTGAATGTGCACTTGCAATaacaggttgttgttgttgttgtttttacctcCAAAAGTCGGTGCCAATTTTGTCTTCACCCTCAACCATGTGCATATAaacaaatgttgcatttttgggGGGATGAATGATGCATCTGTCCCTTTTCAGAGGGGTCCCTCCAGTGAATGTGCGCATTTTCTACACACTTGGGATTACAAGTCTGTTCCCAAACTTGAAGGACCTGGATTCAAATAATGGTTATGTGAGTACAAACATTAATGCATCCGTACCTTCACTACTTTCTGAATGCATTGTTTATGCTGCTCTCTTTTCCAAAGATAAAGTTAAGTGCATCATAGCATAGGCAACTTGAACCAGCTTTATCACTTCCTGAAGTTTGGTAGGCATCTTTATTTCCTGTGCCATACTATTGGATGAAGTGATTAATCAGATGTGCGCTGGGTGTGCCACACACCTGATTAATCACTTCTAGGTACAGAAGACATGTAAAGACATGATCATGTGACATAGCCAAGATGGCGCTGTCACGGAATGGGTCCAGCATTGGCTCGTTGAGAGGTAACAGCAGGAGGCGCCAGATAGTTCCACTAGGCAATTGAGGGGTGCGCATGTCTGGCGTGTCGTGCTGTTCTCCCAACATTACAGGGTAGACTTAACAGCGCGTGTACGCTGATGCTGGAGCCTTCCAGTGACAGAGCTATATTGGCTATGTCATGTGATCATGTCTTTACCTGTCAGCCAAACTTGAGGAAGTGATAAAGCTGGTGCAAGTAGTAATGCACATAGTCTATGAATTTCCTTGTTTGGCTAGAAATGCAATCTTTATTGCGGACTGCATAGGAGAGTCCAAGAGGGCACTCACCAGCTAAcagattaacattttttctttaaatcaacAGGAACATTTCTATGATCCCCAGAGCGGCTCCGGTTACCTAGCATGGAGGCTGAAAACGGTTCAGCGCAACTCTGCTCAAGACATCAAGAAATCAAAGTCCACTTTTCAAGAGGGCCCCAAGACTCTATGCAGCATGTGTTCAGTTGAGAAGCAGTTGACCGGTGATGAATGCAAGGAAGCCATGTCGGTGATGCGACCCTCGTCAAAGATAAAATGAAGGCAACATTCCAGCACAGGCAAAAGGTGGTTCAAGACCCAGCTACTGCCTCTACTGTCCTGGATCTCTTTTCAAGATTTCTGGATACATCTGGTTTGGTAAGACGCAATGAATGGCTGACGACTTTATGGTTGCCTTTAGTTTGCTTTGTTTGCTTTGTATccaatgttttgttgtgtgcaGTATCCAATGTTTTGTTGTAATTCCTTGCAATATATAGCGCTTTTCATGACACAATAGAGTTCTTATTCACATACGCGGAATGTTTTCTGTTGAAGATCGACCAAGACTTCACAAGGCTCTTTGGTGATGAAGTGTCTGGTAAATTCCTTGCAAAATGGCCAACCCTCTTCAAACCAAGGGTCATCACAGACTGCTGCAAAAATCTACTCCAGAGTCCGCGTGTGAATGAGATACTTCTGTCTGCACAACAGGAGTCTGATGGTGGTAAGTGTAAGTTGGACAGTAGATTGAACATGCCTTTAGTGTACACTGCAAGATAACACATCATTGtgttctttcatgtttttggcccctttactacaaatcacataCTGCACCTTACTGCTGACCATTTTAAACCCATGGTGTAATTTTAGAAAACAAACTTCAGTATGCTGTGACACTTGAAAGTTATTCCTATGGTGTCAATTCTAATTCTTCAGCATGGCATTCTGCAGAGTGGGACTCTGAGATGGCCACCATCCTTCTGCTGCTTCACCTCTTACCCCAGCCTGTAAGGGCAAGATGAGCGCATCAGATGCTGCTGGACGCCTGATCAAGTTCATGAAGGTATTATCTTAGGACTGCACATCACTGATTTAAGGTTCATGTCAACTGATGAATTTCATGGGCCATGATGGCAAGGGGtgatacagatatatatatttaaaaaagtatattCCATCCATTCCTCTATCACACATTAATTCATTATTGTCCTTGTGcaccatccatccattcatccatccaccGCACACTAAATTCATTGAAGTTGTGCACAACCATCCATCCAATCACacataaattaaaatgacttGAGTCAAAACATGGcataattctctctctctctgtctctctctctttctctctctctggggaATAGCATGGAGACCTTCCTCAAGGAAACCGGCCTCAAACAGCCCTTTCTTCTTTGTGTCAGAGAAAGGAGCAACAGCATCCAAGATTTCTACATCATCCTGGAACAGAAGGCCATACCCTGCAGGATGCAGACCGCAGTTGCCGCCTTCGACGAGCTCTTCAAGGCACATTTTGCTTTCGCTGTGTCCTATAATGATGCACTGTCCAGCTTCTTCACATTCATCCAGAGCACCGTGTATGGGATCGATGCAGGCAGTGTGAAGGAGAGGGTCAAGGAAATCAGAGCAAGGCTTCTTCACTGCGCactttgaaaaaaacacatttttgacctGAAGTATGTACACCTGTTACATTTGCAAGGCACACCACACATCTTGTTCAGTGTAATTCAGTCATTTGAAGTTCCAGCATGGATTGTTGCCCGCAAAGTCTTTGAGCTTGAACTGTGGAGAGCCTGaatgttcttttgttttctgcacATACTCTGGTTACCAACGTCACTTATCTCGAGCACATGGGGACTGTCTTGATCCAGATCCTGTCAATTTTGAGATTGAGCCTATAGCTGGACCTTCGACAACAATGAATGTTGATCCCCCTATCACTCACTACACACGTTCCTGTTCAACAAAGGAACATTTTGGACATGGCCAGCTCTGTTGTTGCTCAGGTTAAAGCCTGGTACTGTGCAGTCTCTAGTTGGCTCAATGGAAGAACTGTTTTGATCAGCTAGAAAACCCATTTTCACGTCTTAACACAGAATCTAAAAGGAAGAGGTATTTTGAAGAGAAATGGAAGATAGTACAACCTGTAGAGCATGTTCTGGGCGTTCGATTTGATGTAAGAAGAGATAAAATAACAGGGTTGTATAGGCAAGTTCCAGTCaatgatacatttatatatgtACCCATCCGGGGGTCTCTCTCCTCTATGTTTAGTAACAGTGAACTCTGTAAGAGTTTCCAAGAAGCAAAACCACATCAGGAGAGATTTTACAGAGATGTAAATGATGGGTCCTACTTTAAGAATCATAATTTATCTTCCCAGTAAGAACCTGCACTTCAGATCCAGCTCTACTATGACGATTTTGAAACTGCCAATGCGTTAGGCTCAAAAAAGGGAGTGCACAAACTCGGatgtgtatattttattttgggaaatttgTCGCCAAAGCTCAATTCTGTGTTAATGAACATTCATCTTGTAGCCCTCTTTCACTCAGAGGACCTAAACATATATGGGTTCGAGCCAATTCTGAAGCCACTGATTGATGATCTGAAGATTTTGGAGACTGAAGGAATACAGTTGCCCTTTTCAGCTATACCGGTGAAGGGCTCAGTCTTTTAGGTTACAGGAGACAATTTAGGTCTTCATGGTCTTCTTGGTTTTGTTGAATCATTTAGTGCAACATACTGTTGTAGATTTTGTTCAACTGATAAGAGTGAATTGCAGTCAGTTTTCAGTGAAGATCACCCAGGTTTATCTCTACGTTCAAAAGACCTTCACATTGAACACATTCGTGTCATCCAAGAAAATCCTGCTTTGAAATCAACATTTGGTGTCAAACGAGACTTTCCACTCAATTCCTCCCAGTTTTTCCACTCCTCAAACAACTGCGCTGTAGACATAATGCATGACCTGCTAGAAGGAGTGGTGCAGTACGAGCTAAAGCTTGTTTCAGTATCTGATCAAGAATTCAATATCCTTGAGTTCATTGTCTGAGAGAATTGTGAGCTTTAATTATggatacacacagagaaagagcagGCCAGGTGGGCTAAAGCTTGATGACAACAGCAAAGATCTGGGACTTAATGCTATCCAGTCATGGTGTCTCTTACGCAATGCCCCACTGCTTTTTGGTGATCTAGTTAGCAGGGAGGATAAATGTTGGGGGTTATTGCTCCTTTTAACTCAAATTGTCAACATTGTGTTTTCCCCAACTGTAACCCATGGTGTGACTTGTTACCTGAAACACTTAATTTTTGAACATCACAAGCTTTTTAAATCTATCTTCCCAGACTATAATTTGATTTCAAAACATCATCTAATGATCCATTACCCAAGCTGTATTAGAAGAATTGGACCACTCATACACATCTGGTGCATGAGATTTGAAGGAAAGCACAACTTCTTTAAAAAGTCTGTTAAAAATTTTAAACGTTGCCATGACACTGGCTAAGAAACATCAGGAAGAGTTAGCATCTCATTTCGAGAAATTTAAGTTCAAAAGATTAACGTTTGGTCCCATAAGTCAAGTCTTGGTCAGCAGTTTAGAGGGTGGAGAGGCACTGAATAAAGCTTTTGATGTATTGACTGTTTCCACCACCCCCTTGGTCAAAAGCTATGGCACAGAGTATCAGGTGGGGATGTATGTGGTTACTGGAGTTGAAAATGAGATGCCTTTGTTCAACAGGATTGACAGTATAATTATTAGAGAGGACAATGCCTATCTTTTAATTTGTTAAGTCTCAGCCCTTTTTTTGATGATCATTTCAATGCATTTGCTATTGAGGAGAACACTGGGGTTTTCACAGTAATATCTGTAAACAACCTGTTACATTACAGACCCTGTGATAGGCAATTTTCATATGACACCGATGACCAAGTGTACCTTGTtccatactgtatttatgtatgatGAATCCATGCAGTTTGTTATGCTGTCTGTTGTTAAAGTGATGTGGTGGccttttaataaaaatatacttttctCAAGAAGTTGttgctttgtgtatttttggtgGGGTGGTTGTGGTGGCTAATGGGGGCATTGGTAGTCACATTTTACACCTATTAGTGTTTATGCATTGGTTGTCAGTGTAACATTTTCAACCCCAGTCAGTGTAGCATTCTGTAAAAATGACGCTACTGTAGAGTACTACTGACACTACACACGTGTTAGCCAGTGTTAATTTTTAACTCCCTACTGTGTTGAAATAACTCCAAAAATATGGCACCAGTGTAAGTGTTAAATTAACACTGAAAAGAGTGGATGCATATAAACACCCCTCTGGTGTTAAATTTAACACTCTCAGAGTTAATTTAACACTGGCGTTTTTGCTGTGTAACAACAAATCATAGCTTTTTGTCGACAGGATGTAGAATACCTTGGCAGAAGACTAATTGGTGAAGATAGATATATTGCTCCTCCACAAATTGAAGCATTTTTGGGAATGGCAGGGTATAGTAGACAGTAGATCTGTGGCTATGTGTTGAAAACAGCACCCCTCAGGGCAATGATTAAAGCAATAgggcaaataaataaatacattgatttgatttattgattgggacagtgtgcagttttaaacattaaggatgcactgcaccggagttagctcaaagcttaTTTGCATCcatagtcccccacaatcaaaacatgcaACAGCACAagaacaaacagtacaaagcaaaaaaaaaaaccaaaacaaacaaaaaaaaccccaaaataaaacaaacaaaaaaaaccccacacagaacacaccacacaaaatacaaaatacaaagctacacacagcagcacatcacatacacccacaatatcaattagaaattaataatgtaaactagactcagtggtcacacagctgattggtctttagtacattttttagtttggtcttgaatgtattgatagagctacagttcttcatatcatcaggcagggcattccactgagttgtggttttcacagagaaagctgactgcccaaatgcagtgcgacgaaatggtatggtacaatcttgtttagaggatattctggaggatctaatagaacttactgagcgcatgtacacaaagtcacatagtggaggaagggccaaaccatttattttataaactaagcacaaatttgagaatattctaaaattgtcaaagctcagtaaattgtatttctccaatACCCTACAGTGAttgaaatgcattggctttttgtccagagtttttagagtttgtttgtataaggactcaagaggttttatggctgtttctccagcctgcccccaacatgatgcaataagacatgtGGGAAGGAATCATAGCATGCaaaaatatcttggctgcgtctaaagagagacagtttctaaaatttgctaagttgtactttatggttttaaccgttttttaacgtttcttaaagttcaaatttggatccagtgtcacactaagatatttaaaatcagtaacttcattaattttttcacctttgatgaaaatatcagcattaggaggatgtgtggtgtattttcattaaaagtcattggtgtgcttaaagacaatattaagctatgcagattgattttataagtttataagcaataagggctaatgtgatacaatttgtattggtgtagttattATCTCATGAgccatatttaatcacaatgtACATATAGAGGCAcagtagaagaatcataatcatacactggagaaatttgagtgtgtttgtattacatgtcactttgcttgggtctgccaaagtcttcaccttttaatTAAAAggtaacataataattggtcaaaaattagggacGGTGGATGACAAGGTGTGACCTAAGCCGACCCAAgggcataaaaacaatgccccaaagaaaaacccttggagcgatttggttcgttgtaaaagtgctgattgctccccctttttgccggcattaaaaaacactttgctgcttggacctctgactccctttttattttcaaaagagagttttttgctctggtacatttttctgcaacaatttgatacaacaTACATGGCGAGCCAGCCAGGAGGAAGTCGGATCCTTTGCCAGGCGGCACTCTCACCTCCCCCAGACCTATGGGCCCCCAAATCTCTTAAGGTAAGCAGAGCCTTTTTAATATCTGCCAATTAATAGTGGTGTCTGTGTGGGAGATGTGATCCGCCTAGGTAAATGATCCATTCCTCTGAACCTAACCTGTCTAAATTTAAGCAATTATAAGAGGCCAAGTAGCTGGTATAATATGTGttaagtgtttttgtctgtcttttgatgtttgtgtttgctttgccTCAGCAAAACCTTGGTGCAGAGAGAAATGAATGTGAtgaaatcatatttaatgtatgtATAGCTGTTTGGATGTTAGCAACTGTGGTTTTTGCGGGAGGGTTGATTAGGTTGGCAATAAATCAGGGACAGCTAGAAAGATCAGAGCAGTATTTCCTTGACACCCAATGTAAAAATCAATGAAGCGTCGAGTTAGGAGTTGCATCGTATTTCCATCCTGGACCATTCATTAAGTTGAATCTGGTGGATTGGAATACTATGGGACTCAACAAGCAAAAAAAGATTTAAGCGTTGAGTTAGGAGTTGCATCGTATTTCCATCCTGGACCATTCATTAAGTTGAATCTGGTAGATTGGAATACTATGGGACTCAACAAGCAAAAAAAGATTTAAGCGTCGAGTTAGGAGTTGCATCGTATTTCCATCCTGGACCATTCATTAAGTTGAATCTGGTAGATTGGAATACTATGGGACTTAACAAGCAAAAAAAGATTTAAGTGTTGAAGTTTTTCTTAACCCAATGTAAAAATTAATGAAGGGTTGAGTTGGGAGTTGCATGCTATCTCCATCCTGGACCATTCATTAAGTTGAATCTGGTAGATTGGAATACCATGGAACGCAACCAGCCCAACAGATCAAATGTTGAGgttttcttaaattaaactaaattttTCTTAAACTAAATCTATTGCGCCATAcctaatcaaaacaaacacaagtgtgAGTTTTTGTAGGCACTTagagtcaaagaaaaaaaaaaaaaaggttcacgGATACCGCTTCCAAGGGTGGGA
Protein-coding regions in this window:
- the LOC137189942 gene encoding uncharacterized protein codes for the protein MVNILVADMVESHGGVPPVNVRIFYTLGITSLFPNLKDLDSNNGYEHFYDPQSGSGYLAWRLKTVQRNSAQDIKKSKSTFQEGPKTLCSMCSVEKQLTGDECKEAMSVMRPSSKIK